One Bosea sp. 124 genomic window, CATGGCGGATCGCGGCCGCAAAGGCCGTGGCGGCATCATCATAGCGGCCCTGGCGCATATAGACCGGCGCGATCACCGACCAGCCCTTGCCGTCGGAGGGATTGGCGGCGAGATGGGTCTCGATGCGCGTCAGCGCCAGCGCGAAATCCTGGCGCGACGGATCTGCCTGAAGCCGTGCGGCGAGGGGCTGGTCCGGGTTTCCCGGCGAGCCATAGGCGCCGTAGACCAGCAAGGCCAGAAGCGGCACGCAGGACAAGGCGAGCGCCGAGCTGGCGCGACGGCGGCGCAGCGACGATTCCGTCTCGCCGGCGGGACCTGCCTCGTCGCCGGATGCGCGCAGCAGGCGTCGCGCCGCTTCGGCGCGCGCGGCCTCGGCCTCGCTTTGTCCGATCAGCCTGCGGGTGAGATCGCGGTCGATCTCGGCAAGCTGGGCACGGTAGAGGCTCGTCGCATCGGCGCCATCGGCGAAGGCCGCCGCCCGGCCATGGCTGAGCGGCCAGAGCAGGGCGAAGATCGCCGCCCCCGTCATGACCGCGAAGATGATCCAGATCAGCATGGCAAGCTCTTAGCCAAAGATGGCCGCGGCTTCATGTCCGAAGATGGCGACAAAGGGTCACGCAGGGCGATCATGGCTCAGACGGAGGGCAGTGCGAGGCGGACCCGCAAACCGCCGAGCGGCGAGCGCTGCAGCGCGATTTCGCCGCCATAGAGCTTGGCGAGGTCGCCCACGATCGAAAGGCCGAGCCCCGAGCCCGGCGTGGCCTCGTCGAGGCGCCGGCCGCGCTTGAGGACATCCGCCATCGCCTCGTCGGGCAGGCCGGGGCCATCATCGTCGATCAGCAGGACAACCCGGCCTGGTGTGTCGTATTGCCCCTTGTCCAGCGAGACTTCGACCGTCGCCTCCGCCCATTTGAAGGCATTGTCGAGGAGATTGCCGAGCATTTCCTCAAAATCCTGCTTCTCGCCGCGGAAGCGGGCGCGAGGGGGCACATTGTGGCTGCCGGCGATGCCCTTGCCCTGCGAGATCTTGGTGAAGGTCCGGATCAGGGCATCAAGCGACGGCGCCATCTCGGTGACGCCGCCGAGCGCGCCGGAGAGGGCCGCCGCGCGGGCCCGGTCAAGATAGTACTGGACCTGGTCGCGCATGATCGCGGCCTGGGTCTTCACGGTCTGGGGCAAGTGGCCGTCGCCAGCCTCTGCCTCGTTCAGCATAACGCTGAGCGGTGTCTTGAGGGCGTGGGCGAGGTTGCCGACCTGCGTGCGTGCGCGGTCCAGGATTTCGTGATTGGCGTCGATGAGCTGGTTGAGTTCGCCCGCGAGCGGCGCGAGATCGGGCGGATAGCGACCGACGATGCGCGGCGTCTCGCCGGTGCGGACCATGCCGACGGCGGCGCCGAGGCGCACGAGCGGGCGCAGCCCGAACCGCACCTGGATGATGGTGGAGGCGACGAGCGCCAGGCCAAGCAGGAGAAAGGTCATGGTCAGCGCCAGGCGGAAATCCCGGATGTCCGCGTCGATCTCGTCGGACGGCGCCGCCACGGCCACGGTGAAGCGGCCATCCTCGCCGACGTCGATCTCGCGCTCGAGGATGCGCAGCGAGCGGTCGTCAGGGCCGGAGACATAGCTTTCGCGCAGGCCGCGCGCATTGGGCACGATCGGCTGGTCGAGCAGCTTGGGCAGTTGCCCGCCGACGAGCGAGCGCGAGGCACGGATCGTCGGCCGCTCTCCGTCGAGCCGGATGATCTGCCAGTACCAACCCGACAGCGGCAGGTCGAAGCGCGGCTCGCCGAGATCGCCGATCGCCTGGCGCTCGGTCTCGGGCGGGGCGGCGAGGTCGGCGATCAGTTCCTTGATGTAGACGCTCAGGCGCTCGTCGAAGCCACGCTCGGCCGAGCGGCGATAGAAGGTCGTGAGGCCGAAGCCGGCCAGCATCAGGACCAGCGCGCAGCAGATCGCCGCCGAAATGAAAAGCCGCGCGCCAAGCGAATAGCGATGCGACCGAATCGGCATCGCCGGGGATCAGACCTTCTCGGGCGCGGCTGCGATATAGCCCAGGCCGCGGACGGTCTCGATGACCTCGACGCCCAGCTTCTTGCGCAACCGGCCGACGAAGACCTCGATCGTGTTGGAATCGCGGTCGAAATCCTGGTCGTAGAGATGCTCGACCAGTTCCGTTCGCGAGACCACGCGGCCCTGATGATGCATCAGATAGGCCAGCAGCCGGTATTCGTGCGAGGTCAGCTTGACCGGGTTGCCATCGACCACCACCCGGCTTGCGCGCGTATCGAGCCGGACTGGCCCGCAGACGAGTTCGGAGGTGGCATGACCAGCGGCGCGGCGCAGCAGCGCCCGCACTCGGGCCAGCAGCTCCTCGACGTGGAAGGGCTTGGTGACATAGTCGTCGGCGCCGGCGTCGAAGCCCGCAACCTTGTCGCTCCAGCGATCGCGTGCGGTGAGGATCAGGACCGGCATCGCCTTGCCGGCCCGGCGCCAGCCCTGCAGCACGGCGACGCCGTCGACCTTCGGCAGGCCGAGATCGAGGATGACGGCGTCGTAGGGCTCGGTCTCGCCTAGATACAGCCCCTCCTCGCCGTCGAAAGCCTTGTCAACGGCGTAGCCGGCATTCTCCAGCGCGGTGACGATCTGGCGGTTGAGGTCCTTGTCGTCCTCGACGACGAGCAGTCTCACGGTCGGTCAGCTCCTGTTGGCGATGGGCAAAGCGTGGTTTTGGTCAGCGGATGGTCGCGACCTTGCCCGACTGTCCTTCGAGCGTCACGCGGGCAACACGTCCGTCACGCTTCAGCGTCGTCACCACATAGACATACTCTTCGCCTTGCCGGCAAAGCCGGATGCGCACGACCTCGCCCGGCGCGGCGTGACGGGCATGGCGGGAGGCCTGCGCCGGCTGCATGACGCGGCCTTCCGCGACGGCGTCGCGCGTCTCGTCGGCGGACAGACAGGAGATCGGCTCCTGACTGTCGATCTGGACGATCGGCAGCGGTGTCGCCAGCAGGGCCAGGGCGAAGATGGGTTCGACGGGCATCATCGACATCGGCTAATCCCGCACGCGTGAACGCGCCATGAATGCTGCGACGCGTCAGACTATGTCACCGTACCGGCACGCGTCCACGCCATTCATGGCCGCGCCCCGCCACCGCGCTGATCTGGGCGATCACAATCGCGAATTCGGCCTGGGGCGCGCCGAAATCGGCCAATTCGAGAGCAGCCGGGTAGGTCCAGGCGGGGGTGCTCGTTCGTGTCCGGCGCAGCTCCGTGTCACCGTTGTGGACCATGATCTCGTAGAGTTCCGCCTCTTCGCCCAAGGGCACCTCGGCCAGATCCCAGGAATCGCCGTCGATGCGCGTGCGCCTGATCCAGCCGATTTCGACCGCAGCGGCCACGCGCCGCGCCCGGGGATGTACCGGAGACAGCGGCGCGAGCGCTGCGATGCTGGCGGTGGCGGTAATCTCGACCATGGAGGGATCGCCGAGGTCGCGCTGCACGGGCCCGATGCGATAGCGCCGCTCCTGCCCGAGATCGGCCAGATCGTCGGTGAGCGACACGGCAGCCCCGTCGAGGACGACAACCCGCGAACCGATCGGCAGGCTGCGCCCGGCGGCGGCCTCGGAGCCGGCGATGCCGCGCAGGAATCCCGACAGCCGGAACTGCCGCGTTCCGACCAGCTCGACATGCGCGACGGTCACGATCTCGACCGTGCCGTCCGCGTCGAGAAGCGCCAGCGCGTTGGCGCCCGCGAGCGCCACCTCCGGCGCGACGGAGGAAAGGATGCCGCCCCGCAGACGGAGATCGAGCACGGCATGGGGATCCGTCCGCCAGATCGGGCCGGGCGGCAGGACCGTCAGGGTCTCGCCGACGATCGAGGGCGCCTCGATCAGGCGCAGCAGGTCGAACTGGCCGGCACCATCGGCCTGCCAGACGGCGAGCGCGCCCGGCCAAGGCGATGCGAAGGCCGCCAGCGACAAAAGCGGCGGCGGCGGCACCCGGACGATCGGCAGCGCGAAGGGGACGACCATCGGCCGGCCGGGCAGCGCCGGCGCTGTCTTCGGCGGCCTCGGCAGGCTCGGCGCGCCGCTGCTGCGGTAGATCGCCGGCTCGACGGCGCGCGCGGCGGCCTTCCGGGTCGGGCCGTCATCGATCCGCGTCAGACGGAAGAGACGCTCATCCCCGTCGACCGGGAGGGCCACGACATCCCCTGGCTCGAGATCCAGGCAGCGCGGCGAGAGGTCGAGTTCCAGCGTCTCGCGGCCGGCCCAGACCTCCTGAAGCCGTTGATCTGCAAGGCGCTGGCCTTCTGCAGGCCGGGTCACGATCGCGGTCTCGACGCCGATCTCGCGGCGGGCGGCTCCGGCCAAACGGCGCGAGCGGGCCGCCGCCGCGCGATAGTCGCTTTCGGCGTCGCTGAAGCCCAACCGCAATTCGAGGGGCAGTTCGCTCTCCTGGGCCCGGCGGAGCTCATAGGGGCGGCCATCGCGGTCGAGCACCCAGTCATCCTGGCCAAGACGGCGCGCGACGGTCCCGGCCCGGCCGCGAAAGACGAGCTTGCCCGCGCTCATCGTCGCGTCGAAGCCGAAGGCCTGGCTTAGGGGCTCGAGTGCCTGCCGCGGCGAAAGCGGCCGGTCCAGCACATAGCCGTCGAGGAAGCCGTCGACCGAAATGGCGTCAGCCGCGGGCAGGCCGAAATCGGCCAGGACACGGCGCAGGAGCCGGTCGACCGGCGTACCCTCGATCCGGCCGTTGAGCCAATGGCCGGTGTCGTAGCTCGCACCATCGGCCCAGACCCCGCCGAGATCGGGAAAGGCCGGAAACGGCCGGGCATCATAGCTCCAGACATAGATATTGGCTGGATCGACCATGCGGATGCCGGTCACCGGATGAACCGGGTTGCGGCTGGCCTCGAAGCCTTCGCGTGCCGGATCGAAACCGGAGATGATCGCCTCCAGGCCCCGCGCCTGCACCAGATCGTCGCGTGCACCGCTGGAGAAATACGGATAGCCGCTCTCGGCCGATTTCGCATCGGGGAAGACATTGGGCGCATTCGCGCCCTTGTCGACGGCCGGCATGCCGATCTCGGTCAGCCAGATCGGCTTGGCGCCGGGCACGAAGGCGGTCGCCGTGATCTCGACGCCGCCGGCGCGCTCGACATGGGGATAGCTCCACCAGCCGAGGAGATCCTTCTGCCGGAACACCCATGGCTTGCCATGGGCACCGTCCGTGATCGGCAGGCGCGTCTGCGCAAGGCGCCCGGCTGCATCGGCATAGTACCAGTCATAGGCCTCGCCGGCGTTCAGACGGCCGCGAAGATAGCCGGGATCGCTCGGCCCCGTCGCGATGCCTGCATCGGCGTGGTCGCTGGTGTCGCGCCAGTCGGAGAGCGGCGGGTAAAAGTCGATGCCGATCGCGCCGATCGTAGGCGATGCCCAGAGCGGATCGAGCGGAAAGGCGACATCCTGCCCGCCATTGCGGGTATGGGCCCCGTATTCAGTCCAGTCGGCGGCATAGGTCAGCGTCGCCGAGGGCAGCAGCGTCCCGACTTCGCCTGCAAGACTGACCAGCCCATCCACCATCGGATAGCCCGCCGCGCCACGCACCCGCGTCAAGCCCGGCAATTCCGAGCCGAGCACGAAGCCGCTGACGCCTCCCGCCACCTGGGCGAGCATGGCGTAATGCAGGATGAAGCGGCGGTAGCTCCATTCATCCGGGCTCGCGCAGACGATCCGCTCGCCATCGATCGACATATCCGCGGCGCCGACCGTGCCGAGGAAGCTCGCGACCTGCCCGTCCGCTGCGGCGGTTCCGTCGACGCTGCCGGGGCTTTCGGGGGCCGGCGCGCAGGTGATGCGGCCGCGCCAGGGGTAATGCGGCTGGCCCGGCGCGCCACTGGCGGGGTCCGGCAGCGCGTTGCCGGCCGGGACGTCCATCATCACGAAGGGATAAAGCACGACCTCGAGGCCATAATCGTCACGCAGGCGGCGGATGAGCCGGATCACGCTCTCATCCGAGGGCGTTCCGCCAAAGGCCGGCCGGCCGCCGAACTCGCTGACGACGCGCGCGGATGGTCGCATCAGCCCCGCAACGGTCCATTCGGCCCCGGTCGTCGGTTTGTGCGCGATCTCGACGCGGGGCGAGAGCGTACAGGCACCGGCGCGCAGATCGTCGCCGAACCAGGTGACCACGAGGGAGACGCGCCGGAGGTTGGGA contains:
- the ccmI gene encoding c-type cytochrome biogenesis protein CcmI, translated to MLIWIIFAVMTGAAIFALLWPLSHGRAAAFADGADATSLYRAQLAEIDRDLTRRLIGQSEAEAARAEAARRLLRASGDEAGPAGETESSLRRRRASSALALSCVPLLALLVYGAYGSPGNPDQPLAARLQADPSRQDFALALTRIETHLAANPSDGKGWSVIAPVYMRQGRYDDAATAFAAAIRHGAANSEAHAGLGEARTLAAGGVVTAAARDSMAEAVRLDPKNARARFFLAIGQEQDGDAPAAIAALRALLGDAVPDAPWTQAVRQRLERLETDTSGAGGIATLPPAERQVAIRAMVDGLAERLKVGGGTLPEWTRLIRSQTVLGDKPAAREALATARQRLVQDEPALAALDALADELSLKETAP
- a CDS encoding sensor histidine kinase, whose translation is MPIRSHRYSLGARLFISAAICCALVLMLAGFGLTTFYRRSAERGFDERLSVYIKELIADLAAPPETERQAIGDLGEPRFDLPLSGWYWQIIRLDGERPTIRASRSLVGGQLPKLLDQPIVPNARGLRESYVSGPDDRSLRILEREIDVGEDGRFTVAVAAPSDEIDADIRDFRLALTMTFLLLGLALVASTIIQVRFGLRPLVRLGAAVGMVRTGETPRIVGRYPPDLAPLAGELNQLIDANHEILDRARTQVGNLAHALKTPLSVMLNEAEAGDGHLPQTVKTQAAIMRDQVQYYLDRARAAALSGALGGVTEMAPSLDALIRTFTKISQGKGIAGSHNVPPRARFRGEKQDFEEMLGNLLDNAFKWAEATVEVSLDKGQYDTPGRVVLLIDDDGPGLPDEAMADVLKRGRRLDEATPGSGLGLSIVGDLAKLYGGEIALQRSPLGGLRVRLALPSV
- a CDS encoding response regulator transcription factor, with protein sequence MRLLVVEDDKDLNRQIVTALENAGYAVDKAFDGEEGLYLGETEPYDAVILDLGLPKVDGVAVLQGWRRAGKAMPVLILTARDRWSDKVAGFDAGADDYVTKPFHVEELLARVRALLRRAAGHATSELVCGPVRLDTRASRVVVDGNPVKLTSHEYRLLAYLMHHQGRVVSRTELVEHLYDQDFDRDSNTIEVFVGRLRKKLGVEVIETVRGLGYIAAAPEKV
- a CDS encoding glycoside hydrolase/phage tail family protein, whose product is MATLLLQVAGSVLGTALGGPIGAVIGQAIGGIAGARIDQSVLGGGGSTKVVEGPRLTEIDGLAASEGAAIPRVYGRARIGGQLIWATRFEEEIKVTVTRSKGGGKGSPRQKTVETTYSYYANLAIGLCEGQIAFVRRIWVDGRELDVTTVGMRVHHGHEAQEPDPLIAAKEAGAAPAYRGLAYVVFERFPLGDYGNRVPQFAFEVVRAVDGLGGMIRAVTLIPGASEFVYETRAVSHEPEPGVTGSLTRHQLYGGSDVDTALGHLTALCPNLRRVSLVVTWFGDDLRAGACTLSPRVEIAHKPTTGAEWTVAGLMRPSARVVSEFGGRPAFGGTPSDESVIRLIRRLRDDYGLEVVLYPFVMMDVPAGNALPDPASGAPGQPHYPWRGRITCAPAPESPGSVDGTAAADGQVASFLGTVGAADMSIDGERIVCASPDEWSYRRFILHYAMLAQVAGGVSGFVLGSELPGLTRVRGAAGYPMVDGLVSLAGEVGTLLPSATLTYAADWTEYGAHTRNGGQDVAFPLDPLWASPTIGAIGIDFYPPLSDWRDTSDHADAGIATGPSDPGYLRGRLNAGEAYDWYYADAAGRLAQTRLPITDGAHGKPWVFRQKDLLGWWSYPHVERAGGVEITATAFVPGAKPIWLTEIGMPAVDKGANAPNVFPDAKSAESGYPYFSSGARDDLVQARGLEAIISGFDPAREGFEASRNPVHPVTGIRMVDPANIYVWSYDARPFPAFPDLGGVWADGASYDTGHWLNGRIEGTPVDRLLRRVLADFGLPAADAISVDGFLDGYVLDRPLSPRQALEPLSQAFGFDATMSAGKLVFRGRAGTVARRLGQDDWVLDRDGRPYELRRAQESELPLELRLGFSDAESDYRAAAARSRRLAGAARREIGVETAIVTRPAEGQRLADQRLQEVWAGRETLELDLSPRCLDLEPGDVVALPVDGDERLFRLTRIDDGPTRKAAARAVEPAIYRSSGAPSLPRPPKTAPALPGRPMVVPFALPIVRVPPPPLLSLAAFASPWPGALAVWQADGAGQFDLLRLIEAPSIVGETLTVLPPGPIWRTDPHAVLDLRLRGGILSSVAPEVALAGANALALLDADGTVEIVTVAHVELVGTRQFRLSGFLRGIAGSEAAAGRSLPIGSRVVVLDGAAVSLTDDLADLGQERRYRIGPVQRDLGDPSMVEITATASIAALAPLSPVHPRARRVAAAVEIGWIRRTRIDGDSWDLAEVPLGEEAELYEIMVHNGDTELRRTRTSTPAWTYPAALELADFGAPQAEFAIVIAQISAVAGRGHEWRGRVPVR